A genomic window from Sphingobacterium sp. BN32 includes:
- the nuoK gene encoding NADH-quinone oxidoreductase subunit NuoK, whose protein sequence is MDSLIQNMQGIPLNHYLIFCSIIFAIGVTGVLIRRNVIIIMMSIELMLNSVNLLLAAFSAYRGDPSGQVFVFFIMALAAAEVAVGLAIIIMVYRNTKSVDIESLSKLRW, encoded by the coding sequence ATGGATAGTCTTATTCAAAATATGCAGGGGATTCCCCTAAATCATTATTTGATTTTCTGCAGTATTATTTTTGCGATCGGAGTAACCGGTGTACTCATTCGTCGTAATGTCATCATTATTATGATGTCGATTGAGCTCATGTTGAACTCAGTGAACCTATTATTAGCTGCTTTTTCTGCTTATCGCGGAGATCCCAGCGGACAAGTATTCGTGTTTTTTATTATGGCTCTTGCAGCGGCAGAAGTAGCTGTGGGGCTAGCCATCATCATCATGGTATATAGAAATACGAAATCGGTGGATATAGAATCCTTAAGTAAATTAAGGTGGTAA